From a single Gavia stellata isolate bGavSte3 chromosome 15, bGavSte3.hap2, whole genome shotgun sequence genomic region:
- the DEF8 gene encoding LOW QUALITY PROTEIN: differentially expressed in FDCP 8 homolog (The sequence of the model RefSeq protein was modified relative to this genomic sequence to represent the inferred CDS: deleted 5 bases in 4 codons), with protein MAYDERLARFRQAHLNPFNKAPEQQERPDGGPPAPARRPDPSPGDPEGALDLGLAEDHFSRPVGLILASDVQQLRQAIEECKRAILALPEHSERQKDAVVRLIHLRLKLQELKDPGEDEPNIRVVLEHRFYKEKSKSVKQTCDKCSTIIWGLIQTWYTCTGCYYRCHSKCLPLVSKACVRAKVSHQAEYQLSICPESGLDSQDYRCAECRAPSPSVRLRGVPSEARQCDYTGLYYCSSCHWNDLAVVPARAIHNWDFEPRKVSRCSMRYLALMVSRPVLKLREINPLLFNYVEELVEIRKLRQDILLMKPYFSPARRAMEARLLLQLQDRQHFVENDEMYSLQDLIDIEAGRLSCSLTEIHTLFAKHIKLDCERCQAKGFVCELCKEGDVLFPFDSHTSVCTDCSAVFHSSGSPVLWGCQTPSIM; from the exons ATGGCGTACGACGAGCGGCTGGCCCGCTTCCGCCAG GCCCACCTCAACCCCTTCAACAAGGCCCCCGAGCAGCAGGAGCGCCCCGAC GGgggaccccccgccccag CCCGGCGGCCAGATCCGTCCCCGGGGGACCCCGAGGGCGCCCTGGACCTGGGCCTGGCCGAGGACCACTTCTCCCGCCCCGTG GGCCTGATCCTGGCGTCGGACGTGCAGCAGCTGCGCCAAGCCATCGAGGAGTGCAAGCGG GCGATCCTGGCGCTGCCCGAGCACTCGGAGCGGCAGAAGGACGCGGTGGTGCGGCTCATCCACCTCCGCCTCaagctgcaggagctgaag GATCCCGGTGAGGACGAGCCCAACATCCGGGTGGTCCTGGAGCATCGCTTCTACAAGGAGAAGAGCAAGAGCGTGAAGCAGACGTGCGACAAGTGCAGCACCATCATCTGGGGCCTCATCCAGACCTGGTACACCTGCACAG GCTGCTACTACCGGTGCCACAGCAAGTGCCTGCCGCTGGTGAGCAAGGCCTGCGTGCGGGCCAAGGTCAGCCATCAGGCCGAGTACCAGCTCAGCATCTGCCCCGAGAGCGGCCTGGACAGCCAGGACTACCGCTGCGCCGAGTGCCGCGCCCCGTCTCCCTCCGTGAGGCTGC GGGGGGTGCCCAGCGAGGCCCGGCAGTGCGACTACACCGGCCTCTACtactgcagcagctgccactgGAACGACCTGGCCGTCGTGCCCGCCCGCGCCATCCACAACTGGGACTTTGAGCCCCGCAAG GTGTCGCGCTGCAGCATGCGGTACCTGGCGCTGATGGTGTCGCGGCCCGTGCTGAAGCTGCGGGAGATCAACCCGCTGCTCTTCAACTAcgtggaggagctggtggagatCCGG AAGCTGCGTCAGGACATCCTGCTGATGAAGCCCTACTTT TCACCTGCAAGGAGAGCGATGGAGGcgcggctgctgctgcag ctgcaggaccGGCAGCACTTTGTGGAGAACGACGAGATGTACTCGCTGCAGGACCTGATCGACATCGAGGCCGGGCGCCTGAGCTGCTCCCTGACGGAGATCCACACCCTCTTCGCCAAGCACATCAAGCTGGACTGCGAG CGCTGCCAGGCGAAAGGCTTCGTCTGCGAGCTCTGCAAGGAGGGCGACGTGCTCTTCCCCTTCGACAGCCACACCTCCGTCTGCACCGACTGCTCCGCCGTCTTCCACAG TTCTGGCTCCCCCGTGCTCTGGGGCTGCCAGACCCCCAGCATCATGTGA
- the GAS8 gene encoding dynein regulatory complex subunit 4 — MQVLRDELDLRRKTEIHEVEERKNSQISELMRNHEKAFSDIKDYYNDITLKNLALINLLKEQMEEMKKREHHLEKEKADVLLQNKQLKEPLQQAQEQVSELQKKLVHYDKDKEALTNTKARLKVTQKELKDLQWEHEVLEQRFSKVQAERDELYQKFTKAITEVQQKTGFKNLLLERKLKGLLSVLEKKEVELSEVFAISNLDPGALSLVSHKLEDMLNSKNTTIKDLQLQLARACKAHNDMLQTFEAKLTAFGIPLDNLGFKPLASPVPGQALGQGPAGLVAVPT; from the exons ATGCAAGTGCTGCGGGACGAGCTCGACTTGCGGAGGAAGACCGAGATCCACgaggtggaggagaggaagaacagCCAGATCAGCGAGCTGATGAGGAACCACGAGAAGGCCTTCAGTGACATCAAGGACTACTACAACGATATCACCCTCAAAAACCTGGCGCTCATCAACTTGCTGAAG GAGCAGATGGAGGAGATGAAGAAGAGAGAGCATCACttggaaaaggagaaggcagaTGTGCTGCTCCAGAACAAGCAGCTGAAGGAGCCCCTGCAGCAGGCCCAGGAGCAGGTGTCTGAGCTGCAGAAGAAGTTGGTCCACTATGACAAGGACAAGGAGGCCCTGACA AACACAAAAGCCCGTCTGAAAGTCACCCAGAAGGAACTGAAGGATCTTCAGTGGGAACACgaagtgctggagcagaggttcAGTAAG GTGCAGGCGGAGCGAGATGAGCTCTATCAGAAGTTCACCAAAGCCATTACTGAGGTGCAGCAGAAGACGGGTTTCAAGAACCTGCTCCTGGAGCGCAAGCTGAAAGGACTCCTCAGCGTCCtggagaaaaaggaggtggAGCTCAGCGAGGTCTTCGCAATTTCCAACCTCGACCCGGGCGCCCTCTCCTTGGTCTCGCACAAGCTGGAG GACATGCTCAATTCCAAGAACACGACCATCAAGgacctgcagctccagctggcCCGAGCCTGCAAG GCACACAATGACATGCTGCAGACGTTCGAGGCAAAGCTGACGGCCTTTGGCATCCCCCTGGACAACCTGGGCTTCAAGCCCCTGGCGAGCCCCGTGCCGGGGCAGGCGCTGGGGCAGGGCCCCGCCGGACTCGTTGCCGTGCCCACCTGA
- the LOC132318281 gene encoding 5-hydroxyisourate hydrolase-like, which yields MSQTGNGSLTTHVLNTATGLPAAGLAIRLAQLQEPGPQWTELVQRWTDEDGRCLPLLAVGQAKAGTYKLRFETAAYWQGLGHASFYPFVEVVFTVTDPAQKLHIPLLISPYSYTTYRGS from the exons ATGTCCCAGACGGGGAACGGCTCCCTGACCACCCACGTGCTGAACACGGCCACGGGGCTGCCGGCAGCCGGCCTCGCCATCCGCctggcccagctgcaggagccagGGCCGCAGTGGACGGAGCTGGTGCAGAG GTGGACGGACGAGGACGGGCGCTGCCTGCCCCTcctggctgtggggcaggcCAAGGCCGGCACCTACAAGCTGCGCTTTGAGACGGCGGCGTACTGGCAGGGCCTGGGCCACGCCAGCTTCTACCCCTTCGTGGAG GTCGTCTTCACCGTCACTGACCCGGCCCAGAAGCTGCACATCCCGCTGCTGATCAGCCCCTACTCCTACACAACGTACCGGGGCAGTTAG
- the LOC132318301 gene encoding cadherin-1-like: MSPCTFALLLLVLRDVLTFPAPGRGLHRQKRDWVIPPINCPENERGPFPKKLVQIKSNKDKETKVFYSITGQGADTPPVGVFTIERETGWLEVTKPLDREEMDKYVLLSHAVSANGQPVEDPMEIIITVKDQNDNRPVFTEAVFHGTVPEGAEPGTPVLRVLATDADDAESSSNGVVVYSILRQMPDQPQPNMFAINGSTGVISVAAVGLVAQAVPEYTLEIQAADMEGYGLQATATALIKVQVRRRAHPVPPRQADRHG; encoded by the exons ATGTCGCCCTGCACCttcgccctcctcctcctcgtcctccgT GATGTGCTGACCTTCCCCGCGCCCGGCCGTGGCCTCCATCGGCAGAAGAGGGACTGGGTCATCCCCCCCATCAACTGCCCCGAGAACGAGCGGGGGCCCTTCCCCAAGAAGCTGGTGCAG ATCAAAtccaacaaggacaaggagacCAAGGTTTTCTACAGCATCACGGGGCAGGGGGCGGACACCCCCCCCGTGGGCGTCTTCACCATTGAGCGGGAGACGGGGTGGCTGGAGGTGACGAAGCCGCTGGACCGAGAGGAGATGGATAAATACGTC CTCTTGTCCCATGCCGTGTCGGCCAACGggcagcccgtggaggaccccatggaGATCATCATCACCGTGAAGGACCAGAATGACAACCGGCCTGTCTTCACCGAGGCAGTTTTCCACGGCACCGTGCCGGAGGGGGCTGAGCCAG GGACCCCTGTGCTGCGGGTGCTGGCCACGGACGCGGATGACGCCGAGAGCTCCAGCAACGGGGTCGTGGTCTACTCCATCCTGCGCCAGATGCCGGACCAGCCCCAGCCCAACATGTTTGCCATCAACGGCAGCACCGGGGTGATCTCCGtggctgcagtggggctggtggcacag GCGGTCCCCGAATACACCCTGGAGATCCAGGCAGCTGACATGGAAGGATACGGGCTGCAGGCCACTGCCACAGCCCTCATCAAAGTGCAGGTGAGGCGCCGAGCCCACCCTGTGCCCCCACGGCAGGCGGACAGGCATGGTTAG
- the LOC132318209 gene encoding B-cadherin: MRGPRSGLCPLLFILLLLLLLPLLPAAAALAAPPARPCVPPGLRRGPLPAPASSGGCAGPYGTEEPDVGAQEDGDPLQLLGAGGVLTVPPRDATSRLDPALRPVRSRRSPQELPGARAAPRRRKRDWVIPPIKVPENERGPFPKKLVQIKSNRDRDTKIFYSITGQGADAPPEGVFTIEKESGWMKVTQPLDRERIDKYHLFSHAVSENGKPVEEPMEIIVTVTDQNDNKPQFAQEVFRGSVPEGALPGTSVMQVTATDADDAVETYNGVIAYSILSQEPREPHPHMFTVNRATGTLSVIASGLDRERVREYTLTVQAADLDGEGLTTMALAVIEIADVNDNAPEFDPKTYEAAVPENEAGREVARLATTDLDEPNTPAWRAVYSILRGNEGGAFAIATDPASNEGVLRTAKGLDYEAKKQFVLHVAVANEAPFAVKLPTATATVTVNVEDVNEAPVFKPLVQLAQVPEDVPPGQTLASCTAQDPDKAQGQRIKYLVGHDPAGWLAVHPENGLVMARDHLDRESPFTKNSTYTAVLLAVDDGSPPATGTGTLLLTLLDVNDHGPEAEPRDITVCNRSPQPQVLTVTDRDLPPNTGPFRAELSHGSGDSWAVEVGDDGDTVTLRLVAPLEPDLYSVYLRLLDRPGKAQLTVIAAQVCDCEGPVQSCPHRPQPATGLPFVLAALGALLALLLILLLLLLFVRRRKVAKEPLLLPEDDTRDNVFYYGEEGGGEEDQDYDLRQLHRGLDARPEVLLRNDVAPTLLPAPQYRPRPANPDDIGTFIEENLKAADTDPTAPPYDSLLVFDYEGSGSEATSLSSLNSSASDRDQDYDYLNDWGSRFKKLADLYGGGEEDD; the protein is encoded by the exons ATGCGGGGGCCGCGCTCCGGGCTCTGCCCGctcctcttcatcctcctcctcctcctcctcctcccgctcctgccggcggccgccgcgctcgccgcccccccggcccggccgtgCGTCCCCCCGGGGCTGCGCCGCGGGCCGCTCCCGGCACCAG CAAGCTCCGGCGGCTGCGCGGGGCCGTATGGGACCGAGGAGCCCGATGTCGGGGCGCAGGAGGACGGGGACCCCCTACAGCTGCTGGGGGCGGGCGGGGTGCTCACCGTCCCCCCCCGGGATGCCACCAGCCGGCTGGACCCTGCCCTGCGCCCCGTGCGGAGCAGGCGCTCCCCCCAG GAGCTCCCCGGGGCTCGCGCCGCTCCCAGGAGACGGAAGAGGGACTGGGTGATCCCCCCCATCAAGGTTCCCGAAAATGAGAGGGGTCCCTTCCCCAAAAAGCTGGTTCAG ATCAAATCCAACCGGGACAGAGACACCAAGATCTTCTACAGCATCACAGGGCAGGGGGCGGACGCCCCCCCCGAGGGCGTCTTCACCATCGAGAAGGAGTCCGGCTGGATGAAGGTGACGCAGCCGCTGGACCGGGAGCGCATCGACAAGTACCAC CTTTTCTCCCACGCTGTGTCCGAGAACGGCAAACCGGTGGAGGAGCCGATGGAGATCATAGTCACGGTGACGGACCAGAACGACAACAAGCCCCAGTTCGCGCAGGAGGTCTTCAGGGGCTCCGTGCCCGAGGGCGCTTTGCCGG GCACCTCCGTGATGCAGGTGACCGCCACGGATGCGGACGACGCGGTGGAGACCTACAACGGTGTCATCGCCTACTCCATCCTCAGCCAGGAGCCGCGGGAGCCCCATCCCCACATGTTCACCGTCAACAGGGCCACCGGCACCCTCAGCGTCATCGCCAGCGGCCTCGACCGGGAG CGCGTGCGGGAGTACACGCTGACCGTGCAGGCGGCCGACCTGGACGGCGAGGGGCTGACCACGATGGCATTGGCGGTGATTGAGATTGCAGATGTCAACGACAACGCCCCCGAGTTCGACCCCAAAACG TACGAGGCGGCCGTGCCAGAGAACGAGGCCGGGCGGGAGGTGGCCCGGCTGGCCACCACCGATCTGGACGAGCCGAACACGCCAGCGTGGCGAGCTGTCTACTCCATCCTGCGCGGCAACGAGGGAGGTGCCTTCGCCATCGCCACTGACCCTGCCAGCAACGAGGGCGTCCTCCGCACCGCCAAG ggTCTGGACTACGAGGCCAAGAAGCAGTTCGTGCTCCACGTGGCCGTGGCCAACGAGGCCCCCTTCGCCGTGAAGCTGCCGACGGCCACCGCTACGGTGACGGTCAACGTGGAGGATGTCAACGAGGCGCCCGTCTTCAAGCCGCTGGTGCAGCTCGCCCAGGTGCCGGAGGACGTGCCGCCGGGGCAGACCCTCGCCTCCTGCACGGCTCAGGACCCCGACAAGGCTCAGGGGCAGAGGATCAA GTACCTGGTGGGGCACGACCCGGCGGGGTGGCTGGCCGTGCACCCTGAGAACGGCCTCGTGATGGCACGGGACCACCTGGACCGCGAGTCCCCCTTCACCAAGAACAGCACCTACACCGCCGTGCTGCTGGCCGTGGATGACG GCTCGCCGCCGGCCACGGGCACCGGCaccctgctcctcaccctgctcGACGTGAACGACCACGGCCCCGAGGCCGAGCCCCGGGACATCACCGTCTGCAACCGCAGTCCCCAGCCCCAGGTCCTCACCGTCACCGACAGGGACCTGCCCCCCAACACCGGCCCCTTCCGCGCCGAGCTCAGCCACGGCTCGGGGGACAGCTGGGCCGTGGAGGTCGGCGATGACG GTGACACGGTCACCCTGCGGCTGGTGGCACCGCTGGAGCCGGACCTCTACAGCGTCTACCTGCGGCTCCTCGACCGGCCGGGCAAAGCCCAGCTCACCGTCATCGCTGCGCAGGTCTGCGACTGTGAGGGGCCGGTGCAGAGCTGTCCCCACAGACCCCAGCCCGCCACCGGCCTGCCCTTCGTCCTCGCTGCCCTGGGTGCCCTCCTGGCCTTGCTGC tcatcctgctgctgctgctgctcttcgtgaggaggaggaaggtggcgaaggagccgctgctgctgcccgaGGATGACACGCGGGACAACGTCTTTTACTACGGGGAGGAGGGCGGTGGGGAGGAGGACCAG gaCTACGACCTGCGGCAGCTGCACCGGGGCCTGGACGCCCGCCCCGAAGTGTTGCTCCGCAACGACGTGGCCCCCACCCTCCTGCCGGCCCCCCAGtaccggccccggcccgccaACCCCGACGACATCGGCACCTTCATCGAGGAG AACCTGAAGGCGGCCGACACGGACCCCACTGCCCCCCCGTACGACTCCCTGCTGGTGTTTGACTACGAGGGCAGCGGCTCGGAGGCCACCTCGCTCAGCTCCCTCAACTCCTCCGCCTCCGACCGCGACCAGGACTACGACTACCTCAACGACTGGGGCAGCCGCTTCAAGAAGCTGGCGGACCTCTacggcggcggggaggaggacgACTAG
- the LOC132318207 gene encoding cadherin-1-like: MGRRGGCPAPLCLLFLLLQVGHRLCERAAPCQPGFTAETFALTVPQDSVAAGWALGRVSFVDCGEQQRAVYLSDDMRFKVSGDGVVSATRPLLLQRREITFSVHTWDAEGKKHSARVSLRRRRQHHHRRRHHHQQQDVALDVLTFPAPGRGLHRQKRDWVIPPINCPENERGPFPKKLVQIKSNKDKETKVFYSITGQGADTPPVGVFTIERETGWLEVTKPLDREEMDKYVLFSHAVSANGQPVEDPMEIIITVTDQNDNRPIFTKQVFIGYIEENAKPGTSVMTVNATDADDGVNVNNGIIGYSILSEEPKSAQQMFTIDPEKGIISVIGTGLDRETTPNYTLIIQAADQEGNGLTNTATAIVEVTDANDNPPVFNPTMYEGTVNENEVGVVVARLYVTDQDMQGSPAWQAVYRIKSGDQDGDFSITTDPKTNDGILKTAKGLDYETRSRYKLVVTVENAIPFTVSLPLSTASVLVVVGDMNEAPVFVPPVKRVEVMEDLPLGHEVTSYTAQDPDRDQRQKITYRMGSDPAGWLAIDPENGIVTVAQPLDRESVHAINSTYKAIVLAVDSGLPDATGTGTLLLLLQDVNDNGPMPEPRIFDICNQKPEEQMLSIVDKDLPPNTYPFQAALEHGSSANWTVKVTGQDTLVLSLVKELDPGEYSVFLRLTDGQGKGQVTPVKAQVCDCEGPAKNCERRAFIASGLGVPAILGILGGILALLILLLLLLLFARRRKVVKEPLLPPEDDMRDNVYHYDEEGGGEEDQDYDLSQLHRGLDARPEVIRNDVAPPLMAAPQYRPRPANPDEIGNFIDENLKAADTDPTAPPYDSLLVFDYEGSGSEATSLSSLNSSASDCDQDYDYLNDWGSRFKKLADLYGGGEEDD, translated from the exons atggggcggcgggggggctgccctgccccactctgcctcctcttcctcctgctccag GTCGGCCACCGGCTGTGCGAGCGGGCAGCACCGTGCCAGCCCGGCTTCACCGCAGAGACCTTCGCCCTCACCGTGCCGCAGGACAGCGTGGCGGCGGGATGGGCGCTGGGACGAG tgAGCTTTGTGGACTGTGGCGAGCAGCAGCGTGCCGTGTACCTCTCGGATGACATGCGTTTCAAGGTGAGCGGGGATGGCGTCGTCTCTGCAACCCGGCCCCTGCTGCTCCAGCGGCGGGAGATCACGTTCTCCGTCCACACCTGGGATGCTGAGGGCAAGAAGCATTCGGCCAGGGTGTCCCTGCGCAGGCGGCGGCAACATCACCAtcgccgccgccaccaccaccagcagcag GACGTGGCGCTCGACGTGCTGACCTTCCCCGCGCCCGGCCGTGGCCTCCATCGGCAGAAGAGGGACTGGGTCATCCCCCCCATCAACTGCCCCGAGAACGAGCGGGGGCCCTTCCCCAAGAAGCTGGTGCAG ATCAAAtccaacaaggacaaggagacCAAGGTTTTCTACAGCATCACGGGGCAGGGGGCGGACACCCCCCCCGTGGGCGTCTTCACCATTGAGCGGGAGACGGGGTGGCTGGAGGTGACGAAGCCGCTGGACCGAGAGGAGATGGATAAATACGTC CTCTTCTCCCACGCCGTGTCGGCCAACGggcagcccgtggaggaccccatggaGATCATCATCACTGTGACGGACCAGAACGACAATCGGCCCATCTTCACCAAGCAAGTCTTCATCGGCTACATCGAGGAGAATGCGAAGCCGG GCACGTCCGTGATGACGGTGAACGCCACGGATGCAGACGATGGGGTCAATGTGAACAATGGCATCATCGGCTACTCCATCCTCAGCGAGGAGCCCAAGAGCGCGCAACAGATGTTCACCATCGACCCAGAGAAGGGCATCATCAGCGTCATCGGCACGGGGCTGGACCGGGAG ACCACTCCCAACTACACGCTGATCATCCAGGCTGCAGACCAAGAGGGCAATGGCCTGACCAACACTGCCACCGCCATCGTGGAAGTCACCGATGCCAACGACAACCCTCCCGTCTTCAACCCCACCATG TACGAGGGGACAGTGAACGAGAACGAGGTGGGTGTGGTGGTGGCCCGGCTGTATGTGACGGACCAGGACATGCAGGGCTCCCCTGCCTGGCAAGCCGTCTACCGCATCAAAAGTGGGGACCAGGACGGTGACTTCAGCATCACCACCGACCCCAAAACCAATGATGGCATCCTGAAAACCGCCAAG GGCCTGGATTACGAGACCAGGAGCCGGTACAAGCTCGTGGTGACGGTGGAGAACGCCATCCCCTTCACCGTGTCCCTGCCGCTCTCCACGGCCAGCGTCCTGGTGGTGGTCGGAGACATGAACGAAGCCCCCGTCTTCGTGCCCCCGGTCAAGAGGGTGGAGGTGATGGAGGATCTGCCGCTGGGGCACGAGGTCACCTCCTACACAGCCCAGGACCCGGACAGGGATCAAAGGCAGAAAATCAC GTACCGCATGGGCAGCGACCCTGCGGGGTGGCTGGCCATCGATCCCGAGAACGGCATCGTCACGGTAGCCCAGCCGCTGGACCGGGAGTCAGTGCACGCCATCAACAGCACCTACAAGGCCATCGTCCTGGCCGTGGACAGTG ggTTGCCGGATGCCACTGGCACGGGGacgctgctcctcctcctccaggacGTGAACGACAATGGGCCCATGCCAGAGCCCCGGATCTTCGACATCTGCAACCAGAAGCCTGAGGAGCAGATGCTGAGCATCGTCGACAAGGACCTGCCCCCCAACACCTACCCCTTCCAGGCAGCGCTGGAGCATGGCTCCAGTGCCAACTGGACCGTCAAGGTGACCGGACAAG ACACGCTGGTGCTGAGCCTGGTGAAGGAGCTGGATCCGGGGGAGTACAGCGTCTTCCTGAGGCTGACGGATGGGCAGGGCAAGGGGCAGGTGACACCAGTCAAAGCCCAGGTGTGCGACTGCGAAGGGCCGGCCAAAAACTGCGAGCGGCGAGCGTTCATCGCCAGCGGCCTGGGCGTCCCCGCCATCCTGGGCATCCTGGGGGGCATCCTGGCGCTGCTGA tcctcctgctgctgctgctgctctttgccaGGCGGAGGAAGGTGGTGAAGGAGCCACTGCTCCCGCCCGAGGACGACATGCGGGACAACGTCTACCACTACGACGAGGAGGGCGGCGGTGAGGAGGACCAG GACTATGACCTGAGCCAGCTGCACCGGGGCCTGGACGCCCGCCCAGAGGTGATCCGCAACGACGTGGCCCCCCCGCTGATGGCCGCCCCCCAGtaccggccccggcccgccaATCCTGACGAGATCGGAAACTTCATCGATGAG AACCTGAAGGCGGCCGACACGGACCCCACTGCCCCCCCGTACGACTCCCTGCTGGTGTTTGACTACGAGGGCAGCGGCTCGGAGGCCACCTCGCTCAGCTCCCTCAACTCCTCCGCCTCCGACTGCGACCAGGACTACGACTACCTCAACGACTGGGGCAGCCGCTTCAAGAAGCTGGCGGACCTCTacggcggcggggaggaggacgACTAG